Within the Dermacentor silvarum isolate Dsil-2018 chromosome 8, BIME_Dsil_1.4, whole genome shotgun sequence genome, the region CCGAGACTTAACTACAAATCCTCGAATTTACAACAATTCCTTGATGTCATTTTTACCAGATGAACACAATGAACGGCAATGTATAAAATTGCCGATTCCCCAGAAGATTGCTGGAAAGTAAGTTACACCCTGAACAGAGTGTTCATATCAAATCAAAAAGAGAACTGCAAAGGAGAAAGCCTTTCATAGTAAGTGGAGTACACCTCTCAGTTCACAGACATCACCCAGAGCATGAGCGAGCAAAACAGCACAATCAAAACACACATACACGTAGATTCTTGCCACTCGAAGTGCAGCTTCCAAGCGCTGCTGTATTCTTTGAACGCTCCGACTCGTCTGAATTTATCTGTGCAAATCTGACTGAGCAGTTGCACAAATGGCATCTCACAACACGGGGAGTGTCTAACCAAGCACTAGACACGTCATTTTATCTATTATCCGCTCTTTGACAACTTTGACAGTTATACTTGAAAATATGCACGGCGGTTAACAAATAAATGCAACAGAGATTCACCTAATTTTGGTACTAAAGACAAGGCTCCATTAACAATAGCAGCTGCTATTGCTAGTTTTGATCATCGTAAGTGAGGGATACATGACAGTAGCATCAACATGGTACAATAGAATAAAATATTGTGGCGATGCATAACATTCTGGTGGCCGATAGCAAGTGCTGCACTGACACGGAGCACCTTACCAAAATTTCATCTCTGAGGTATGCATGCCGATAGACACATCCTGATTGAATGGAGGACGGCGTAATACATGTTTTCAGCAACTTTGGTTCAAAAATACATTTAGGCAAAATAATTTTGCCTAAATACAAGCCGTGTGTTCTCTGCACATAAAGATGCACTGTCACGCTCCACCGCTATCAAAGCAGAATGAAGACAAACTTTGGCAGGTTGCTTAATGTTAGCGGAATAAAAAAAGCATTTCAGGGCACAGCATGGAAGACACAGGTGCCACAATACCTGTGTCTATGCGCTTCAAATGCTGCTTTCTGTCACATGCAATCAGCCAGTAGCTAATTGCCAAGCTTACCGCTTGCCTACAAGTGCAAAGCCacatgaaaaggaaaaaaaactgacAAAAGGTCGGCAAATCTCACGATAACAACTCTGCTAACGGATTACCAACAGGCACCCTGTCAATGTGACCAAGATCAGATGCCCAACGATGTGTGTCCGGCAAATCTCTCACGCATAGCTAGACTCATTCTTATCATCTCACGCCATGGCCAAGCTAGCACAGGCATCGGCCAATTAATGCTGATGCTACTGCAAGTACGCCATTCTCTAGAGGCAGAAATAAGCTCATTGGGCAAAATACATCACAAAGTGAAGATAGAAAAAACAACTAGCATGCAAAAATAAGAGGTGCCCAAATGGACTGGCCCACAAGAACAAGAAACACCAGCAAGAGGGACAAGGAAAGAAACAGATAAACAGGCCAGCAAGCGAGATGACCACCAGAGCCAACTTCCAGGCCAAGCCGAATTCCCCAGCCAGATGTAGCCTGCAGCAGAATCAGGTGAGCTTTTCGGTCTCGGCTGTGTCCTGTGCGTCGCCGGAGGCACCACCGTTTGTAGCCTGAACTGGGTACAGGCCTGGCTGGGAAGGGAAGCGCTGGATGTGCATGTGATCTCcctggaaaaaaaattattacaaaACTATTACAAAGGATCAGCGAGGCAGAACCTCGGTGGCACCATTTAATGGGGCAGTGAAACGCCTTTCTTTGAAACCTGAGCAACAACATGCTGGAATGCGTGTGATGCCCTTCGAGGAACATGTTCccaaacagattttttttaaaaGGACCCCGATCACACATGCCAATGTGCGACATTGAAATCCTGCAAACACGACACTAAGTGAAGAAGGGGGGAGGATAGCACAAACTTATTTTTAAAGCTTGCCTTGAGCACACAACTTTCTGGAATACATACACACTTAATTGACAACGATTTACCTTCAGATGCATTACACAAAGCAGCCACAAACATGGCACAGCAAATACATTGGCACGCAACACACACTGTTTGTGGTGTCGCTGGTTTCACTTGCTTCAGGGACTAGTCTGTATAAACTTGCTCAAAGCCAGTAACCCTTCAATGTCGTTTCACCATCAGGGGATTCGCAAAGGAAGGTTTGGAAACAGACGAGTGAGACTTTTTCTCGAAGAGCATTCATAAAATCTGATGCAACATTTGTAAAATTGTACAAAGAGCCTAATTTCGTAAACCTTACtgaaaattcgggagagttggcagatgTGTAATATGAACAGAGGTATAAAGAATTCTATGCTTACTATCCCCATTCCCATCCAACTTATCGGTTCCCCTCAGCAGTGGCAGCACTGGCAACCGTTCTCTGGATACTGctcatttctttcgctttttttttctctcttcccgCGGTGCACTTACGGTAACCCTCTGAGGTTGCAGTCATTAGGCAAAAATGAGCCAGGGGGACAAAGGAGCAGCGATGAGATGGGCAGGACATGTTGACTACAATTTCCTTGCTTCTTAGAAGGCGTAGAGAGGGGTGTGCATGTATGCGTTGGCTTTTCCTGATAAGTAATTCATAGTTGTTAGTGATCAGTCGATGGTTAGTGACCGACCGATGGTTTGGACCGTTATGGGCCATCGCACCTGCTGAGACATTATTGCCAACGTAGTGTAGGGCAGAAAATAAAAGAGGAAAAAATGTTTCCAAAAACTTTTACATTCGTGCATTCTCTCAAAGTGCACAGACATCAGAAACATCCCCAACAAATTGAGACAGTGGTAAAACACAACGAAAATTTGCCTTACTATGAGAGCAGTTTTGGCAGCAAGAAATGATAAGCTTTTCAGTCTTTCAACTGCAAACGCTGCGCTTTGCCGTATTGGCGAATGAGGGCACCACCGTGCCGTGTTTTGCCGTAGCGGTGACAGATGGTGCCACCATTCATTTGCAGCAAACCTAATAGTTTTTGAGTGGAACCTGCTGCAGACAATTCCCGCTTCATACTGAGGTCAAAACCAGCCCAAGTAATGCACGCAAACATAATATAAAAGCAAATGCACCACGAGATGCTATCTCTGTGCAAATTTCCAGCATGAATTTGCCAGCGATATAGATGGCAGAGTCAAGCATACATGGCGCTCCTATTTACGGAACTCAACACGTGCCCTTCCCTGTTCCCATGCCTCGTAAATGTGACGCAGCGCTACTCCATATCATGAGACACCATAGTACAAGCAAgcaggaacaaaaagaaaaaaagcatcaAATCCACAAGTTCGGAACTTCTCCTAtcccttttttgttgttgttgtttgtccTTGTCTACAGTTTCCCTCTTTTTACAAAATAGACCCACCAACTCACCCAAATTTAAGCTGGGTTAAGAAAGGGGATGCTTGAGCTctggagctcctatctaaatgcatTGGGATGGAGTAATAATTTTTCTTGTCAACCACAGCACCGATTATGATAAGGTTTGTAACATTTAAAAGGACAATTTAAAATCTAGTCACTGTAGCAAGTGGATTTTCAATTTATGAGTTATCTATATTTTTtagaataataaagaaaaaacaacTATAAGTGCTGAGCTTACAGCTCTGCAACTCGGCAACAAAAACGATATCctaattctgtaaactgcacctaataataatCGAGAGCAGACAAcgttgatgtattatacacccagtgttgcgttgctaagcacaaagtcgcgggatcaaacaccggccgcggcggccgcatttcgatgggggcaaaatgcaaaaacgtctgtgtcccctgcattgggggcacgctaaagatccccaggtagtcgaaatttctggagtccccccactacagcgtgcctcgtaatcatatcgtggttttggcacgtaaaaccgcggAATTTATTATGCACCACTCTGAAGTATACTGCTGGTTTGTGACTAgtacttttgcaaaaccctcatAAACATTGCAACAATTTCCCATAAGCTGTAAACTCATATATTAAATTTATTCACTCGCTACACTCTAAAGATGCATTTACAGAACTACAATATCTGTTTCTGATGCAGAGTTGCGGAATAGCAAACTTCGTGGTTCTAGTTTCTATCTTACCGATTTTAAGCAATTCTTCATACAAAAAGCATGGTCCAAAATAAAAATTCCCCCCGTTTCCTTCTCAGAAACATTTAACTTtctgaaatgcaacaaatttcaataAAATCGGTCTCATAAAAGCATATGAGCAAGTAGTCGTCTCATAAAAGCATATCTGAGTTTTTCATGTAGTATACTTCAAGAGGGAAATCGGATTTGGCCACGAGCAAAAACTTCCTTTCTTCAGCCCTATCCTACTTAATTTTTAAAAAGAATTTGGTGTGCCATTCAGGATTTCACACCATGCTACCTAGCAACAATACAATCAAACCTGGGTGTAACGACAACATATTTAACAAATTTTATATCTAGAATCTATAATGCGATTTTTCCGCTGATATCAGgatatgcttataacaaatagcAAATAACAAATAGCGAATGTATTTTTGTGTCAAATGCGAGTTCATTAAAACGAAGTACGACTATAGATTTATAATTCCATTCCCAGAAAAAAAGAGATAGATGTAAAACATTGaaaggtttgctaccctataacTTGTGACAGCAATATCAGCTTCCTACTAGTCACACATGCACGAAGTCAGGTCAGTATAAAGGTAACGTTACCGACAGCCCATTAACTTAGTAATGCGGGCCACTTAATGAACAGCAACGGCTACTCCTAAAATGAGTTGCAAAGGCACCTAAGGGGGAGCCACAACTGACCGGACTGTGTCTCAATGttgtaattatttaaaaaatcaCAGTTCGCAATGATAAAAATTAGCATAATTTATCCCTTAAATGAGAAATTATGTTGCCATATCAGCACATAAAGTTGCTCACAGGTCACATGAGGTGACAATCGGTCGTTCCACTGTGGCACAAGAAATTGGCAGGGGAGGTGCAGGTTGTCACTGAAACTTGGTTGTTAATTTCATGAGATCAGTAGAAGCATCAGCGACTTGCCTCTCTGGCTGCCTGCTGGTTGAAGAGCTTACACAGCAAGATGGTCAGAGTGACACCCACAAAGAGAAACATGATCCCGCTGCCTGTGGCGATGATGCCGATCCACGTTGGTATTCTGCACAACAGGAGACATTCGACATTGTGCAGAGGCCAAGGCGACTGTGAACATGCACCCAGGTTCAACACAGTAAATGGAAACAAAACACAGCACGAAAAACAAGTGAAGGACAAAGAAGGTGTATACAGATAACGGCACCATCTACCGACCACTGTTCGAAGAAAAGGGGCATTACAAAGCTTGGCTTGCGGTCTCGGTCTGTCTGCGCCTGTAATAACGTTCTCTGtagcctctattattgggttcaggCACAGAATTCTTTGCTCCACAGTACAGGTCTATCGTATGGGAACCAATCGATTACATTGATAAattgtttattcttttttctctGTTTGTATAGATGTAATCTTTATTTCTACTTTTTTCACACCCTATAATTTTCTATGTGTGTGTAACAACTTCTGAAGATTCCAAATCAATTCACCGTGTCTTTGTCTGCTTCTCATAACTACCAGATTCTGTCAACGCCTTATTGCGGGTACGTGCCACGGATCTTCAGATCAACTTTCAATCGTGGATTTACCTCTCAAGGTTCCACATGTATGTGATTTCTTGCACACACAAACAGCACCTTATAACTTAATATATTCAGTGGATTCTCGCATTCACTTTTTATTTTccgaaaaaatttaaaaaaaatggcatgCACAATAGATTCGAGTATGAAACGACAACTACAATAGTGACACGTTATCACAATTGCTATTAAAGATTTCTGTAATCCAATCCAATTCACACGCTGCTGCAGCTGTTTAAGCTGTGATATGTAGGTTTGTGCCTGCTCTGTCAGTTTGCTAGGCACTCTAGATGTTGTAATCGGGCTGCCACGGTCTCCAAGGCATATAAGAAATGTGGTATCTTAAATGTCCCAGACCGCACGAAAGATTAGATGCTCTGGGCAATTGATAGTGACAAGGAGGCCTCCAACACTGACAATGAGTGACATGCAGTCTACTGTAGCTCAGACACAATAAGTGTTCTCTTTCCAAGGCGAAAACAAATTGCTGTTTACTCTCTCTTACCAGTGAAGCAATGGTAAGTGAAAAATAATGGGAGTCACATATATaggttgtcccaactatcatgcatcaggatttaaaaatatgcaaatgcccacagtagctggacagaaccaaggtaatgttgtttgcagtcacttggagatactgagattatttcgtgcattctgcctaattacatcattagtcttaattaatcctcttctcaaatattataattagatgaaaagtctcaatgagtaacatgaaaaactcccgatacagcattctgttgctcaagacatcctgcataaaagtgttttttagagcgtgaaagaaggccgtgaatacacgcaaagtggctcgagcggccaatcgcacggcaattttgcgtgtattcacgggcttctttcatgctaaCAAGAGCACTTTATGCCACACGTTTCATGCACGCAGGAAGCATTATTTAGTCATTGTTCTCGTTGTTGGCTTGACACGATAATGATGACCTGATCACTAGGGAGCTACAATGGCCAGTGGCAGTACAGCCAAATACAGCTGGAAAGTCCCCACAGCAGCCACTGGTGCCACTGACAGGTAAGCCCTCCTAGTTGCAATGTATAGATGATCTTAAGTTCCAGCCTCAAAATCACAGCAGGCTGTGTTCTAAATGTGAAAAGAAGACCACTTGCATGTTGCCAGGGTGAAAACATTGAGCAGATTGCAAAAGTGCGCACAAAAGGCAGTATATCTGTAAGAAATGAATTATCCCATGAAATTTAGGCTGCTCAGAAGCTGTATAGTCAAACAACCATTGCACCTGGCAATCTTTAATGTGTCATTCGCTCAGACGAAGCCACGCTGCCGTAACCGCTGGCGCCAGCCAGTTATTGGGATGGATTATAAGAAGGGTGGAAAGCAGAATAATTCTCTGCAAGAATAAATGGACCCTGCATGACTGTTTTATCCATGCTACTTTGAACAATCAACAAGCCTTCTTCTAGAATGtaaagctggctttcccacaatGCCCTTTGTCAAACTAGTGCCGGTGCAGTCAATCATTTCATCCGCGTGTGTGTGCAAAGTTTGTATGCCATACGTGAAGGAATATACAGGTGCGGCTCCTGCGATGAAATCATGTGCGACTGCCAAGTGCTAGCGTGCACAGCTTGTGCCTCATCCCCCCTAAATGGTGACCAATGCTTTTGGTTGCAAGCGCACAATGTGGAGAAGTGACCTTTCAAATTAGGAAAAGGATTTATTACGTTGTACTCTCACCTGTTCAACGCAGTTTTGACACATATCCTACTCTCACACAATCTATCTGCACCATCTAAAGTTCCTCATTCCCAGAGTTGTTAATAAGCTTCTGTCCAAGTTCAGGTGCATAGCACGATGCACTTAAGCACTTATGGATCTGTCTGTGCGTGCAGATGTACTGTGCCATCCGCAGCAACCTACAAATAGCCAAGGAAAATTAGAATGACATGTGACATCTAGGAACCAATTCATCCACAAAATTAAGGTTATGTTTGAGTGAAGCTGGCATTTCACATTCAACAGTATACtggaatagttaattgttgggctagttggttttccataactgaacaagtaactcagcgcgatgtaaaagacagacacaagaaagggagaaacaaagacaagcgcctgtctttgtttctccctttcttgtgtctgtcttttatatcacgctgagttacttgttcagttaacAGTATACTGGACACAAATTGGTGTCAACAAAATGCCTCACATGATTAAGAATTAATATGACAGCTAGCAGTACAACAGGCAACACAAGGACTGCTAGGTGTAATTATTTATAGCTCACGTTTggcagaaaaataaataaataaataaataaataaataaataaataaataaataaataaatactgagAACATGTGTGTACCACGGCACTGTTGCAACATGACATGTAGCTATGCATAAATCATCATAGTTATGCACCTATGTTATGCAAAACAACTGAAAACCagggccaatttttttttttttcaaaattctcTGCAGAATGAAATTTTGACCTTCTCCGCGCGATGAGCATGCGAACGTTTGACTATAGCTTTGAAGACACACATATGAAAGAACCCCCCTCCCATTTTCTTTTACCTCTGCTCGCTGCAGAAACCTGGATGCATATTAAAACGCAGCATAATAAACAGGAAGCCATAGTTTAAGTtgctgttactttttttttttttttcgtaccctGCCACAGAACCCTTTCAATTCTCGTTGAGCTCGTTCTGTAACGAATCTTTCAAATGCAATCGAAGAGCGATTACGGGGAGCGGAGTCGGCGTACATGAAAACTACACAGCGCTCGAGCTGGATTGACTGAATTGCGACCGGAAGTGCACATCTGACAAGGTCACAAGCGATGACAAACTGTACGAAATGCAAGTTCTTGGCCGGTGATGACGCCGATCGCCAACGTCCCCTTCCGTTCCGAAACTTCCACCCTGAATATCACAGAGCCCGAGTCCTGGAACACGGAGCCGCCAAATACGGACATTTTGAGCTTGGCGCGCGGCCTTTCGCAATTGCGCCGTACACACATGCGAGGAAGCCTCGCAAGTGTCTGCAAAGAACGAAACAATCGCACGCGAGCCGCGCGCTTGGCAGCCGGTGTTTTCTCGCTCACCGCTTGATAGCGTCGTCCTCGCGAATGTTGGACCCGTAGAAAACGAGCAGCAGCACGCCGGTGAGTACGAACAGGAAGCCGCTGATGAACCCGCAAAGGGACAGGTGGGCCAGGAAGCGAAACGGTTGCTTCAACTTGGTCACGGCCCGGTACAGCTTGGCGATGCCCATTTTGGTCGCTGCTGCCCTGCCTCGCGTTGTCGCGGCAAACGGCCTCTAGAGCACCGGCGTTGATTTGCCGAGTCGACGCAGGGAACTGAAAAAGGCAGTCTCGCAAGTGACGGTCGTTGGACGAGGCTCCGTTTTGCAGGCGGGAGAAGGCGGGGCCCGCTTCACCAAGTGAGAGCAGACCGAGGCACGAAAGCTGCGAGAGAAGGGCGTCGCAGACACTTCGCGCACGACAGCAACTTGCCGCTCGAGGAGCGAGACGCCAAAACAAAACAACGCTGCGCGCTGCCAATGGATTGGACTGGCTGGGCTTTGGACGCCGCACGCCGGTCGGTTCCAGTTCACAAGCCGCGGCGCGAGAAATAAGCTCCCCTGCGGGATATTCCAGTGCTACCAGTGCAATGCAAAGAGAATGTATTATATACTTCTAGAATAAGACGCGGAACAAATGTAGAGAAAAACGCGCACTCGTGCTGAAGTGCCGGCATGACTCGGAGAGAGAGACTGGGAGAGAGAACGTTcccgcccctaaagtgtcattaccggagttctgttacccacataatttgaggattctcttgc harbors:
- the LOC119461600 gene encoding uncharacterized protein LOC119461600, which gives rise to MGIAKLYRAVTKLKQPFRFLAHLSLCGFISGFLFVLTGVLLLVFYGSNIREDDAIKRIPTWIGIIATGSGIMFLFVGVTLTILLCKLFNQQAAREGDHMHIQRFPSQPGLYPVQATNGGASGDAQDTAETEKLT